ATGAGGCCGATGTTGCTGGAGACGATGGAGCACAGGTGCACGCCCGGTTCCAGCCAGTCGCCGTCGAAGGTGGGCACGTTGGAGTTGGTCACCGACAGCAGGATGTCCACGCCCTGGACCGCTTCGCGGTTGGTGGCCACCGGGCGCACCTCCATGTCGAGAAGCTCGGTCATCTTGGCGGCGAACTTGGTGCGGTTCTCCGGATTGGGACTGTAGACCCTGGCTTCCTCGACGCCGGGAACCACCGCCTTGGTGGCGAGCAACTGACATTCCGCCTGGGCACGGGAGCCCAGCACCCCCACCACCTTGGAGCTCTGGCGCGCCAGGTGCTTGATGCCCACGGCCGTGGAGCAGGCGGTCTGCACGTTGACCACGTTGTTGGCGTCGGGCAACTCCGCGACCCGCACCTCGCCCACCGTGATGCACTTGAGCTCGGCGTTGTCGCCGTCGAACATCACCCGCACCGGGCGCCCCCGGGTCTGGTAGGTCTGGATGCCGTTGTCGTGGATCATCACGTGTTCGCAGTGGGTCAGGATTCCGGTCACCCCCGCGGTATTCGGCGCTCCCTGGTGCACCGTGACCCGGGCGTTGGCCACCGAGTGGACGCGGCGCCGGAGCGCCCCCAGCTCGCGGTTCTTCGCCCAGTCCAGGTAGCCCCGCTCCATGGCGTCCACCGCCTCTTTCATGGTGATGAGCCCGTTCATGTCCTCCGGACCCAACAACAAAACCGATGCCATAACTGCCTCCTGATTGGTCTGTAATACCCCGACCCCCTAGTGTGGTGTCTGATTAATTCGCACAATAATCTGCGGGTCTTTTTCGCCGTCGGCTGCGTTGCTCTTCCTCGCGTGGTGCCCGCCACTGCTCGTCATCGCGCCTTGCCGACGACAAAAAATCCTCCGCAGATTATGACGCGAATTAACCAGACACCGCACTAGCTGCAAGTTCCCGTTGCGTCCATGGCGCTCACTCGCCCACAACGTTGCGTTCCTTGAGCGTTGGCAAGGCGCGTATTCCCTCGCCCGATTTCTCTTCCGCTAGCCGCAGTTCGTACAGCTTCTGTAAATTCAGCCAGAACTCCGCGCTCGTGCCAAAGAAATGAGCCAACCGAAGGGCGGTGTCACCCGTGACTGCGCGCCGCCCGTTCAGGATCTCGGTAATGCGGTTGGTAGGTATCTCAAGCAGTCGCGCGAGCGCGGCCGCGCTCATATCGACC
The window above is part of the Deltaproteobacteria bacterium genome. Proteins encoded here:
- a CDS encoding HigA family addiction module antitoxin → MAIRAIHPGEHLAEELKEVDMSAAALARLLEIPTNRITEILNGRRAVTGDTALRLAHFFGTSAEFWLNLQKLYELRLAEEKSGEGIRALPTLKERNVVGE
- a CDS encoding ornithine cyclodeaminase family protein — protein: MASVLLLGPEDMNGLITMKEAVDAMERGYLDWAKNRELGALRRRVHSVANARVTVHQGAPNTAGVTGILTHCEHVMIHDNGIQTYQTRGRPVRVMFDGDNAELKCITVGEVRVAELPDANNVVNVQTACSTAVGIKHLARQSSKVVGVLGSRAQAECQLLATKAVVPGVEEARVYSPNPENRTKFAAKMTELLDMEVRPVATNREAVQGVDILLSVTNSNVPTFDGDWLEPGVHLCSIVSSNIGLMRGGFIQMKRREVDDKTLQRCDIIVCNSKRQEILDEPGVLWDPVQQGVITWDDVWDLGEVLAGQVPGRTSEEQISFYKNKAFWGVGDQVIGRLLYDRAVEKGLGTELPIDGAEYRESDA